A window of Paenibacillus polygoni contains these coding sequences:
- a CDS encoding phage tail protein, with product MSDQYVGEIRMFAGNYSPKGWAFCDGAILPITGNESLYSIIGVTYGGDGTTNFKLPDLRGRLPLHKGTNSKSGTEYTMGQTGGTETVALTLAQLPAHTHIVNAESTAGIIGDPKNAFWAASASKQYSADKNPTGLMNTASVSSTGGSSPHNNLMPYLPVSFIIALQGLYPSQ from the coding sequence ATGAGTGATCAATATGTTGGCGAAATTCGTATGTTTGCAGGCAATTATTCTCCTAAAGGATGGGCTTTTTGCGATGGTGCGATTCTCCCTATTACAGGTAATGAGAGTCTCTACTCAATCATTGGAGTAACGTATGGCGGGGATGGAACAACTAATTTTAAATTGCCTGATTTGAGAGGGAGACTGCCTCTTCATAAAGGAACCAATAGTAAAAGTGGCACCGAATATACAATGGGTCAAACAGGAGGGACGGAGACGGTCGCTTTAACTTTAGCGCAGTTACCAGCGCATACCCACATTGTTAATGCTGAATCTACTGCAGGAATTATAGGCGATCCGAAAAATGCATTTTGGGCAGCTAGCGCGTCAAAACAGTATTCGGCAGATAAGAATCCTACTGGACTTATGAATACAGCATCCGTTTCATCAACCGGTGGAAGCAGCCCGCATAACAATTTGATGCCTTATTTACCCGTTTCCTTTATTATTGCGCTTCAAGGCCTATATCCGTCACAATGA
- a CDS encoding M15 family metallopeptidase, producing the protein MSTLTEVQAKSAPIISQIQNEAVRLATLKLIERCYKRGVEIRITQGFRTTEEQNALYAQGRTTPGPIVTNARGGQSYHNYSLAIDFVLIKGGYNMQYDGDSDGIADWVEVVTEAKALGFAWGGDWKSFKDDPHFEMSFGLSLADLRSGKRPSSTQISKAISQINALDDKEEERMSEQLEKKLDEFKKAAEAQFTALDEKFKLLEKRHAVPAWADKLLSDMKQKNLITSTNDKGYDFSTIAQMMKNAGMLEKTFLDHVAQINKGEHKNESK; encoded by the coding sequence TTGTCAACGCTAACTGAGGTCCAAGCAAAGTCTGCTCCTATCATCAGTCAGATACAAAATGAAGCTGTCCGTCTTGCCACGTTGAAACTTATCGAGCGATGTTATAAACGAGGAGTCGAGATCAGAATAACCCAAGGATTTAGAACGACAGAAGAACAAAATGCACTTTATGCCCAAGGGAGAACTACTCCCGGCCCTATCGTAACGAATGCACGCGGTGGACAGTCTTATCACAACTATAGCTTGGCGATTGATTTTGTCCTGATCAAGGGCGGATACAATATGCAATATGATGGAGATAGTGACGGAATAGCTGATTGGGTAGAAGTGGTTACAGAAGCAAAAGCACTTGGTTTTGCATGGGGTGGAGATTGGAAATCTTTCAAAGACGATCCACACTTTGAGATGAGCTTTGGTTTATCATTAGCTGATCTTAGATCCGGAAAGCGACCGAGCAGCACACAGATTTCAAAGGCCATATCCCAAATAAATGCTTTAGATGATAAGGAGGAGGAGCGTATGTCTGAACAACTGGAAAAGAAATTGGATGAGTTCAAAAAAGCTGCAGAGGCACAATTCACAGCATTGGATGAAAAGTTCAAGTTGCTCGAAAAGAGACACGCTGTGCCCGCTTGGGCAGATAAACTTTTATCTGATATGAAGCAAAAGAACTTAATTACTTCTACTAATGATAAGGGGTATGATTTTTCTACCATTGCTCAGATGATGAAGAATGCGGGGATGCTTGAAAAAACATTTCTTGATCACGTTGCCCAGATCAACAAAGGGGAACACAAAAACGAATCAAAGTAA
- a CDS encoding sugar-binding protein: protein MKNGIGLLLHPITKMLTVGSLVFMLSLGSLPDISAAAVKAEPAFTQNDVLVTKSVNKEAPVKTDPGKISVGTNGLDSKGRMVAQFGSPVIDGKIDPIWNKAHSVSPKHVSANIDTSATFKALWDDRALYILAEVKDKNLSVQSGTPHMQDSVEVFLDENNDKTTDYGAEDLHIRVNYENALSVDNGDPNLYYTAAKKVKDGYVIETRIALKTKPENGKVLGIELQINDAVGTERIGSLNLFDATETAWNDPSKFGEILLTGKAKKDVSGLNPYDLFSLVKNALQLDFKLYKNANLVTDALTNVVTESVLIGQKITQEQIDSQYAAITSAISKLEMTEEAANEKYFKPLPNAYRAENTKSGKIESIHYKTPNVKDGMDDKKLNVYLPYGYDASATDKKYNVLYMMHGGGENEDLLFGGPGQSKELKKILDNMIALGDIEPLIVVTPTFNGGKNDVALFHEELIDTIVPLVEKKYNTYAKSGSLEDLKNSREHRAFGGFSMGSVTTWYTFIHALDYFKYYIPLSGDSWVIEQRGGGLQPEKTAEYLANVAKKSGYKLQDYYIFSATGKLDIAYPNLKPQIDAMKKLTDVFIYSSDTKKGNFYFMAADSGTHAWNWQNQYIYNILPDLFSN, encoded by the coding sequence TTGAAGAATGGTATAGGGCTACTGCTTCATCCCATTACGAAAATGTTGACTGTTGGATCCTTGGTATTTATGTTATCACTCGGCTCATTACCTGATATCTCTGCAGCTGCAGTTAAGGCAGAACCTGCATTTACACAAAATGACGTTCTCGTAACAAAATCCGTAAATAAGGAGGCTCCCGTGAAAACAGATCCTGGCAAAATATCTGTGGGTACGAATGGTTTGGATTCTAAAGGAAGAATGGTGGCTCAATTCGGTTCCCCCGTCATTGACGGAAAAATTGATCCGATCTGGAATAAAGCACATTCTGTATCACCTAAACATGTATCCGCTAACATAGATACTTCCGCTACATTTAAAGCATTATGGGATGACCGCGCGTTATACATTCTAGCAGAAGTCAAAGATAAGAATCTGTCTGTTCAATCTGGAACCCCTCACATGCAAGATTCGGTGGAAGTATTTCTGGACGAGAACAATGACAAAACGACAGACTATGGCGCAGAAGATTTGCATATCCGCGTCAATTATGAGAATGCATTATCCGTGGATAACGGAGATCCAAACCTGTACTATACAGCAGCGAAAAAAGTGAAGGACGGTTATGTAATTGAAACAAGAATTGCGCTGAAGACAAAACCAGAAAACGGAAAAGTGCTTGGCATTGAATTACAAATTAACGATGCGGTAGGAACGGAGCGTATAGGTTCCTTAAATTTGTTTGACGCAACAGAAACTGCCTGGAATGATCCATCGAAATTCGGGGAAATTCTCCTTACTGGAAAGGCAAAAAAAGATGTCAGCGGATTAAATCCATATGATCTGTTTAGCTTAGTTAAAAATGCACTACAGCTTGATTTCAAGCTTTATAAGAATGCGAATTTGGTAACCGATGCTCTTACTAACGTAGTGACTGAAAGCGTTCTCATTGGTCAAAAGATTACCCAAGAACAAATTGACAGTCAGTATGCTGCAATTACAAGTGCAATCAGCAAGCTTGAGATGACGGAAGAAGCCGCGAATGAAAAATACTTCAAGCCGCTTCCAAATGCTTATCGAGCCGAAAACACCAAGTCAGGAAAAATTGAAAGCATCCACTACAAAACACCGAATGTAAAGGACGGTATGGACGATAAAAAATTAAACGTTTATCTTCCTTATGGTTATGATGCTTCCGCTACAGATAAGAAATACAATGTTCTCTACATGATGCATGGCGGCGGAGAGAACGAAGATCTCCTCTTCGGCGGTCCTGGGCAGAGCAAAGAATTGAAGAAAATTTTAGATAATATGATTGCCTTAGGAGATATTGAACCTCTTATCGTGGTGACGCCTACCTTTAATGGCGGTAAGAATGATGTTGCGCTATTCCATGAGGAGCTAATCGACACCATTGTTCCTTTAGTGGAGAAAAAGTACAACACCTATGCCAAATCAGGGAGTTTAGAAGATTTGAAAAATTCTCGGGAGCACCGAGCGTTCGGCGGTTTCTCTATGGGGTCCGTCACGACATGGTATACCTTCATCCATGCCCTAGACTATTTCAAATATTATATACCGTTAAGTGGTGACAGCTGGGTCATTGAACAGCGCGGAGGCGGTCTTCAACCGGAGAAAACTGCAGAGTACCTTGCCAATGTGGCAAAAAAATCCGGATATAAGCTGCAGGACTACTACATCTTCAGTGCCACCGGTAAGCTTGATATCGCATATCCGAACTTAAAGCCTCAAATTGATGCGATGAAAAAATTAACGGATGTCTTCATCTATTCATCGGATACAAAGAAAGGGAATTTTTACTTCATGGCAGCCGATAGCGGCACACATGCTTGGAACTGGCAGAACCAATATATTTATAATATTTTGCCAGACCTATTTAGTAATTAG
- a CDS encoding DUF2264 domain-containing protein, which yields MIHSRKIWLESMFRIADPVLESLSNRKLKELMPVDSPLVGRETYAHLEALGRLLAGIAPWLERKQDGEEEVLRDKYAVMARQAIDAGTDPNSPDFMNFTEGGQPLVDAAFLSHAIVRAPQELYGQLEPRVKQQLIECLKKTRRIKAVPSNWLLFSAMVEAALYMMGEEDFDVMRVDYALKQHEHWYLGDGTYGDGPHFHWDYYNSFVIQPMLIDIHLTFKGMYPDWDSAYEFVLSRARRYGAVLERMISPEGTFPPVGRSLAYRFGAFQLLSQLALMETLPEELDGGSVRCALTAVLQRTLAGEDTFDENGWLRIGFCGNQPDLAEGYISTGSLYLCSTLFLPLGLSSDHPFWSMRDAPWTQKRAWSGQSFPLDQSVF from the coding sequence GATGTTTCGAATAGCAGATCCTGTATTGGAATCTTTATCGAACCGGAAGTTAAAGGAACTCATGCCTGTGGATTCTCCCTTAGTGGGTAGGGAAACCTATGCTCATCTTGAAGCACTTGGCAGATTGCTTGCGGGAATAGCTCCATGGTTAGAACGTAAGCAGGATGGAGAAGAAGAAGTTTTAAGAGATAAGTATGCAGTGATGGCTAGACAAGCCATTGACGCTGGAACGGATCCGAATTCACCAGATTTTATGAACTTTACAGAAGGCGGTCAGCCGCTGGTAGATGCAGCTTTTTTATCTCATGCGATTGTGAGAGCTCCTCAGGAACTTTACGGACAGCTTGAACCGAGAGTAAAGCAGCAGCTTATTGAGTGCTTAAAGAAGACACGTCGTATCAAAGCCGTCCCCTCGAATTGGCTGTTATTCTCTGCTATGGTTGAGGCAGCCTTGTATATGATGGGAGAAGAGGATTTTGATGTGATGAGAGTCGATTACGCTCTCAAACAGCATGAGCATTGGTATCTAGGGGATGGAACCTACGGAGATGGCCCTCATTTTCATTGGGACTACTATAACAGTTTTGTCATTCAGCCTATGCTTATTGATATCCACCTTACATTCAAAGGGATGTATCCTGATTGGGACTCGGCTTACGAATTCGTATTGTCCCGAGCACGAAGATATGGTGCAGTGCTTGAACGTATGATTTCACCAGAAGGAACATTTCCTCCAGTAGGTCGTTCGCTTGCATATCGTTTTGGCGCTTTTCAGTTATTATCTCAGCTTGCACTGATGGAAACGCTTCCTGAGGAGTTAGATGGTGGAAGTGTACGCTGCGCGCTTACCGCAGTATTGCAGAGAACGCTTGCTGGGGAAGATACATTCGATGAGAACGGATGGCTTCGGATTGGATTTTGTGGCAATCAACCAGATCTAGCAGAAGGTTATATTTCTACAGGAAGTTTATATTTGTGCAGTACCTTATTTCTGCCGCTGGGACTATCAAGTGATCATCCATTTTGGTCGATGCGAGACGCACCGTGGACACAGAAAAGAGCATGGAGCGGGCAGTCCTTTCCGCTGGATCAATCGGTATTCTAA
- a CDS encoding family 43 glycosylhydrolase, protein MIKQGVNPYLPSWEYVPDGEPHLFQDRVYVYGSHDRFNGHAFCLNDYVCWSAPADHLTDWRYEGVIYEKTDDPLNQDGHMCLYAPDVTLGPDGRYYLYYVLDKVSVVSVAVCDTPAGKYEFYGYVQYEDGTRLGEREGDQPQFDPAVLWEGDQVYLYTGFCAVGDRTRKGAMATVIGPDMLTIKEEPVIIVPSEPFSKGTGFEGHEFFEAPSIRKRGDMYYVVYSSVVMHELCYATSHHPTKDFMYRGVIVSNNDLHMDTYKPADKPMYYGGNNHGGMVEVNEQWYIFYHRHTNGTSFSRQGCFEPISFLEDGTIPQVEITTSGPNGGPLIGQGEYPAYLACNLFTNIDELYTGSFGAWMDGRFPKITQDGKDGDEEVGYIANMQDSAVAGFKYFHCEGIKRVKIKTRGYARGSFEVKTDWNGPSLGSIPIDFTNIWTTYTAEITIPDGDHALYFQYKGMGNASLASFTLESS, encoded by the coding sequence ATGATAAAGCAAGGGGTAAATCCTTATTTACCTTCATGGGAATATGTCCCTGATGGAGAACCTCATTTATTTCAGGATAGAGTCTATGTATACGGTTCGCATGACCGCTTTAACGGGCACGCCTTCTGTCTAAACGATTATGTTTGTTGGTCTGCACCCGCTGATCATTTGACGGATTGGAGGTATGAAGGTGTCATATACGAAAAAACGGACGATCCGCTAAATCAAGACGGACATATGTGTCTCTACGCACCTGATGTCACCCTTGGTCCAGACGGACGATATTATTTATACTATGTCCTAGATAAAGTGTCTGTCGTCTCCGTCGCAGTCTGCGATACACCTGCAGGCAAATACGAGTTCTACGGATACGTACAATACGAAGATGGGACACGTTTAGGCGAACGTGAGGGTGACCAGCCGCAATTTGACCCAGCTGTCTTATGGGAAGGAGATCAAGTTTATCTATATACCGGGTTTTGCGCAGTAGGCGATCGGACGCGCAAAGGTGCAATGGCCACCGTGATCGGACCGGATATGCTAACGATTAAGGAAGAACCCGTCATCATTGTGCCAAGTGAGCCCTTTAGCAAAGGTACTGGCTTTGAAGGGCATGAATTTTTTGAAGCACCTTCCATCAGGAAGCGAGGCGATATGTACTATGTAGTTTATTCCTCGGTTGTCATGCATGAATTGTGCTATGCGACTAGTCACCATCCGACCAAAGATTTTATGTATCGCGGCGTTATCGTTAGCAACAATGACCTGCATATGGACACCTACAAGCCAGCAGATAAGCCTATGTATTATGGAGGCAACAATCATGGCGGTATGGTAGAAGTAAATGAACAATGGTACATATTCTACCACCGGCACACGAATGGGACAAGTTTTAGCCGCCAAGGCTGTTTCGAACCGATTTCCTTCCTTGAAGACGGTACTATACCGCAAGTCGAGATCACAACAAGCGGCCCGAACGGCGGTCCACTTATCGGCCAAGGTGAATATCCGGCGTACTTGGCCTGCAATCTGTTCACAAACATCGATGAACTGTATACTGGCTCTTTTGGTGCTTGGATGGACGGCCGTTTCCCAAAGATCACTCAAGACGGTAAGGACGGAGATGAAGAAGTCGGTTATATCGCCAACATGCAGGATTCTGCTGTTGCCGGATTCAAGTACTTCCATTGCGAGGGAATAAAACGTGTCAAAATCAAGACTCGCGGTTATGCCCGCGGAAGTTTTGAAGTAAAGACGGATTGGAACGGTCCTTCACTCGGATCTATTCCTATCGATTTCACAAATATATGGACGACGTATACAGCCGAAATCACCATTCCTGACGGAGATCATGCCTTGTATTTCCAATACAAGGGAATGGGAAATGCCAGTCTGGCATCGTTTACTTTAGAATCATCATAA
- a CDS encoding coiled-coil domain-containing protein, producing MSQFYIMEEEPQMGVMEITGQSLYSGVQRGKKEEWIYLTAADLILNQDYFSDVTAHYLIQADTIHFAGSLTLPGRNLTLNARVISSDGEVSISTSGTPVPIEKDFVRQPKANSGDMAVRSGDNGGNGDDGFAGGDGMSGGHIVLVAERFDLQGQLKLSASGSNGGRGQDGGDGMNGRDGENGRDAETHWFSSDDSSEPGKDGGNGGKAGNAGRSGNGGNAGHIFVGYVSDCAEQKITMESQPGVAGAPTHPGKFGTGARGGIGGRKFKVVTGRTTAVKIVSQEREPSGSNGKDGDPGIYAANPVDGQPANTGVFQLQYGQFYGVKVDKTEIYTDFSTLDLESALSASLERQMLTLNKAGLAYLTGSEEKLEEAAILLNWLLETTPDETWFDSIRALDSYSSLQKSMLDTSIQWFSLRNKAIILLSQLGQGLDYFGHPWNWVPLMPLDKYQDLGSNLINAAQQAETLYLDYLKAENDQRGRVKILRDAMSVAEKRINDLEDQRQKSIVDGERFVSEASELYESISSNEKNLQNVAEEFVEELRSKLAMDSLKATFDLVVNGVALVTNVTPALTALKTGGAIASAVSNYWNTGKTIVIDDTFKSDKTIAKEKKEKEEELSKSLKNVSTVFSSGLGVLKSGAELVDLLGQIEEARDSFGYRSSMLTMSREQFDDMLKPVYGKMPEDKVDGYRKAFNQYLNVVEDYQSKTQSIKAKHLEEARLFAEIEQRRADEDRIKQAIGDDLDASLPLFHTYILDLYNGLKLALTDFLYQEYQAYRYLVLSKDLFPSIRDSHVAELSRIHAEITVKLKDALNASENPVQPFKNVTIIFNEESFPEQFEALREHKPAFFPLSIDNQLIREKIAGKAHMMVSDCHVQLPGARHSVGSIHTEYTHYGHSTFLNLYGERFDFVHNKSHGFYEYEVTPEEENGITGVSAEKIINQSGGAVGDGTTRIMPGLLSLWSIEVPLEDRSGCKLNEDVNLNDVKKIVMTLAGKAEAYAPKNLSGKLSAFAVPKPMNSSDIFADNEMFSLPGIEPDAVTVEEKLPDSIVIEL from the coding sequence ATGTCACAATTTTATATTATGGAGGAAGAGCCGCAGATGGGTGTTATGGAAATTACCGGACAGTCTTTGTATTCCGGTGTGCAGCGAGGCAAAAAAGAAGAATGGATTTATTTAACGGCTGCAGATTTAATTTTGAACCAGGATTATTTTTCCGATGTAACAGCTCACTACTTAATTCAGGCGGATACGATTCATTTTGCCGGATCATTGACTTTACCCGGGCGTAATCTAACCTTGAATGCTAGAGTGATCTCTTCGGATGGAGAGGTTTCGATCAGTACATCAGGAACCCCTGTCCCTATAGAGAAGGACTTTGTTAGGCAGCCTAAGGCTAATTCAGGAGATATGGCTGTCAGAAGCGGAGACAACGGTGGCAATGGCGATGATGGTTTTGCTGGAGGAGACGGGATGTCCGGCGGTCATATCGTACTTGTAGCAGAACGTTTCGACTTGCAAGGTCAATTAAAGCTTTCGGCAAGTGGCAGCAACGGGGGACGTGGACAAGACGGAGGAGACGGTATGAACGGCCGTGATGGAGAGAATGGAAGAGACGCGGAAACCCATTGGTTTTCATCAGATGACTCCTCGGAACCCGGTAAAGATGGAGGTAATGGAGGCAAAGCCGGTAATGCTGGGCGCTCAGGAAATGGAGGAAATGCTGGGCATATTTTTGTCGGGTATGTATCTGATTGTGCAGAACAAAAAATCACAATGGAAAGTCAACCCGGAGTTGCCGGAGCTCCTACCCATCCAGGAAAATTTGGTACCGGAGCTAGGGGCGGAATAGGAGGTCGTAAATTTAAAGTTGTCACCGGAAGAACAACCGCGGTCAAAATAGTAAGCCAAGAGAGGGAGCCAAGCGGTTCAAACGGCAAAGATGGGGATCCGGGAATTTACGCCGCTAATCCTGTTGACGGTCAGCCCGCTAACACTGGAGTTTTTCAATTACAGTATGGACAATTTTATGGAGTAAAAGTAGACAAAACAGAGATTTACACGGATTTTTCGACGCTCGATTTAGAGTCGGCCTTAAGTGCTTCGCTCGAACGACAGATGTTAACCCTCAATAAAGCAGGACTCGCTTATCTTACAGGCAGTGAGGAAAAACTCGAAGAGGCAGCTATTCTTCTAAATTGGTTGCTTGAAACAACGCCTGATGAGACTTGGTTCGATTCGATTCGAGCTTTAGACTCCTATTCCTCTTTGCAAAAGAGTATGTTGGATACTTCTATTCAGTGGTTCTCTCTACGTAATAAGGCAATTATTTTGCTATCACAGTTGGGACAAGGGCTAGACTACTTTGGACATCCTTGGAACTGGGTACCACTCATGCCGCTGGACAAATATCAGGATCTAGGCAGTAACCTTATTAATGCTGCTCAGCAAGCTGAAACTCTATATCTTGATTATCTAAAGGCCGAAAATGATCAAAGAGGCCGAGTGAAGATACTAAGGGATGCTATGAGTGTTGCGGAGAAACGGATTAATGACTTGGAAGATCAAAGGCAAAAATCGATTGTTGATGGAGAACGATTCGTATCTGAAGCGAGCGAGCTATATGAAAGCATATCATCCAATGAAAAGAATCTACAGAACGTAGCAGAAGAATTTGTAGAAGAGTTAAGATCGAAGCTTGCGATGGATTCCCTTAAGGCTACCTTTGATCTGGTCGTTAACGGAGTTGCGCTGGTAACCAACGTTACACCTGCTCTAACTGCACTAAAAACAGGCGGGGCCATCGCTTCAGCTGTGAGCAACTATTGGAATACCGGAAAAACGATTGTGATTGATGATACTTTCAAAAGCGATAAGACCATAGCAAAAGAGAAAAAAGAAAAAGAAGAGGAACTTTCTAAATCACTGAAGAATGTAAGCACTGTTTTCTCTTCCGGTCTCGGTGTATTAAAGAGTGGTGCCGAACTGGTTGATCTGCTAGGGCAGATCGAAGAGGCGCGTGATTCCTTTGGTTATAGATCATCGATGCTTACAATGTCGCGTGAGCAGTTTGACGATATGCTAAAGCCAGTCTATGGAAAAATGCCTGAGGATAAAGTCGATGGATACCGCAAAGCTTTTAATCAATATCTTAACGTTGTCGAAGACTATCAAAGTAAAACCCAATCCATTAAAGCAAAACATTTAGAGGAAGCAAGACTGTTTGCCGAAATAGAGCAGCGGCGAGCAGACGAAGACCGCATCAAACAGGCGATTGGAGATGATCTGGATGCCAGTCTGCCGTTATTTCATACATATATACTAGATCTTTATAACGGATTGAAGCTAGCTTTAACTGACTTCCTATATCAAGAATATCAGGCTTATCGATATTTGGTTCTTAGCAAGGACCTTTTCCCATCGATTCGGGATAGTCATGTAGCTGAGCTCAGTCGCATCCATGCTGAAATCACAGTGAAATTAAAAGATGCGTTAAATGCTTCAGAAAATCCAGTACAGCCATTCAAAAATGTAACTATTATTTTCAATGAAGAATCCTTCCCAGAACAGTTCGAAGCGTTACGTGAACACAAACCGGCCTTTTTCCCTTTGTCTATAGATAATCAACTCATACGGGAGAAAATTGCAGGTAAAGCGCACATGATGGTTAGTGATTGTCATGTTCAATTGCCTGGAGCCCGGCATTCGGTGGGGAGTATTCATACGGAATATACCCACTATGGTCATTCAACGTTTCTGAATTTATATGGTGAGCGGTTTGATTTTGTTCATAATAAAAGCCATGGTTTCTATGAATATGAAGTAACACCCGAAGAAGAAAATGGAATTACAGGTGTATCTGCTGAAAAAATAATCAACCAATCCGGCGGAGCAGTAGGTGATGGGACTACCCGAATCATGCCAGGTTTACTATCCCTCTGGTCTATTGAGGTACCGCTAGAGGATCGAAGCGGATGCAAGCTGAACGAAGACGTTAATCTAAATGATGTTAAGAAAATCGTAATGACCTTGGCCGGAAAAGCAGAAGCTTATGCTCCTAAGAATCTATCCGGCAAATTGAGTGCTTTTGCTGTGCCAAAACCTATGAATAGTAGTGACATATTCGCTGATAATGAAATGTTCAGCCTGCCAGGAATAGAACCAGATGCTGTAACTGTCGAGGAGAAATTACCTGATTCAATTGTTATAGAACTATAA